CATAGAAGTTCCAAAGTGCCTGTCCGATTTTATTACGCTCCTTTTGTGGTGGATTTTGCCCTAGCCAGTCTTTCAAGTGTACCCCTTCGAGCCAGTCCATAACAATAATGCGGTCACCGGACATCTCCGGATAATATTTTGGAAATACCACATGCTCCAGGTGCGAGCATTGCGCAGAAAGCTCCATAGACCTTCGAACCTCCAGCTTGTAGTCAGTCTCTTCCAACAGCTTAGACTCCACTTCACCCATAAACAAGTCCAGTTCTTTCTTGCTTATTCCAAACATTTGAGTAGCTATGGGTCTCACCATACGCAGGTCAGAAGTGATGCTATCCGAAACACCGGGGTACTGGATCTTCACTGCCAGCTTCCTGCCATCCAGCATTGCCTGATGTACCTGGCCGATAGAAGCGGCATTAACTGCATTTTTGGTAAAAGAATCGAATATTTTATCAGGCCCCTTCCCCAAATAGGTCTGAAAAGTTTTTACCACGAGTGGATAAGAGAGTGGCGGGACACTATATTGCGACAGTGAAAATTTATCCTGATAAGCAGCTGGCAATGCATTTTTATCCATACTAAGCATTTGTGCAACTTTTAAGGCACTGCCCTTCAGCTCGCTGAGAGACTGATATATATCTTCGGCATTGTCTGCATCCAGTTCATCTCTTGTATGATCCGGATTTATAAGCTTTTTGCTGTAATGCCTGATGTAGTTACCTCCGACTTTGGCTCCGGTACGAATAAACCGGGAGGCTCTCTCCACTTTGGAAGTGGGTATTCTGGCTTGTTCCTTCATATATGTAAACTACCTGTGATTATAAAGGAACTTAGCAAAATCAACCATAGTATCCAGCGGTCCTCGTCCCATCAGCTCGAAGGAGAGATGTACGGATTTTTCGATTGCAGCGTCTGTATTAGCAAAACCTTTGCTGTCATCTTTTAACCAGAAATTTAAAACAAACATAAGCTGTAGCCACAAGCCGTCCTTATACCTTTCGGAAATCAAAGGCCTTTTAATAATTTCTTCAGTATCGAGACCTTCATTCAAAATACCTTGCGCAAAGTCTATAAAATCAGCTTTGAAACCTCTTAGAAAAGATGGCGTCAATTCCGGTCTTCTCACATTTTTAAATGAATAGGTTACATAGCTCCTGTCTTTTTTCAGTACCTCGACTAAGGTATAGTAAAACGCCAGAAGTTTCTCCCTGGAGGAATATGCCACGTAACTTTCATCCTGATGAAGCGCAGCAATAGTTTCCCCTATGTAGCCCTTCCAAATGTCTTTCTCCAGATTTTCAAATGAACCGAAATGTTCATAAAATACCCCTTCATTCATATTAAGGTTTTTCATAAACTGAAAAACTGAAGGGGGTTGACTGCCGTTGAGCAGAACATACTCTCGATAAGCCTCAGCTATTTTTGATGAAGGCTCCGCCTTCGTTTTTGATGATCTTTTCTTTGTCTGTTCCATACCTGTAGTAACGTACGGTCAAAACATAAGTTCATCTCCAAACGTTAAAAATCGTTGCACTGTTATGGAATCTTCCATGGAGCTGCATCTTTATTAAAAACGAAAAATAACTATGAAAAAATTAGCTTTATTACTGGCACTATTTATTACCGGAATGGCACAGGCACAACTACAACAACAAAATCAGCCTTTGATCAAAAAGATTGAAGTAATGGGTACTGCAGAAATCGAAGTAGTTCCCGATGAAATTTATTTGCGTATTGCTTTAAAGGAGTATAAAGAAAATGCAAAAATAGTGAGTATGGACAAGCTCGAATCGCAATTGGTTAAAGCAGTAGACCAGCTCGGGCTTCCCAAGGAGAATTTGACGGTTGATAATATCTACGGATATAACTGGGACTGGAGAAAGAAAAAAAGCGATGATTTTCTGGCTACCAAAAGCTTTAAGCTCAAAGTCTCCAATGTAAAAATGGTCAATAACCTGATTGAGAAACTTGACCCTGAAGGGGTGAACAGCATGGGAGTAGCTGAAATTACCCATTCTAAAATTAAAGAGTATAAGAATGAGTTAAAGCTTGAAGCACTAAAATCGGCAAAAGAAAAAGCAGGCTATTTATTAAAGGGTATTGGTGAAGAGTTAGGCGGAGCCCTTGAGATACAGGAAGTAGACTATGGAGATCACCAGCCAATGTATGAGAGGTCTATGGCCTACTCCAAATCCGCTCAGGATGACAGTTACCAATCTGATCTGGAATTTAAAACTATAAAGCTCAAATCAAACGTCAGGGCTGTTTTTGAGATAGAATAAAAAATATGTTTTGCAGGCCGTCCTTAAATATGGGATGGCCTTTTCCTTGCTTTAGCCATAGTTTACTCAAAGAATTTTTTAATGAAGAAAGGACAACATGACAGGAAGTATTATTCACTTTTACAAACAGCCATCATAACCCTGCCATTGGTACTTGCCGCCTTGGCTCCATCGCCAATATTGCCACCGGCCAGTACTACCTTCTTTCCCTCACCTGTAGCCGCAAGGTGAACTTTTACGCTACCATCAAACACAAGAAGATCATCATATACAAATGGAGTTTCATCCGTTAGCTTTGTGATGATGGTTACACTTTCTCCCGTTTTTGCTGATAAATCATTGAGTGGTAGTGCCATTTCAGCATCAGGGTTAGAGATATCACCATAATGCATGTGCGCCGGATGTGCAGCATCTCCTTCTGTTCCCTCCAGCTTTATTTCAGCCTGAAGTGAATTGTCTTTGCGCTCTTTAAATGTAACCGTACCGTAAACCGGGAAATCAGAACCTTGAAGCAGGTTATAAGTTATTTCCCGACCCGTAAACAGATTGTTTTCATCCTGATCATCACCCGAACAGGATACAAATGACAATGATACTATGAGTAAAGCCGCGTAAAGTGTATTTTTCATATTCCAGGAGTTAGTGAACCCAGATTATAACGATCATGCTGTCATTTTGATTCACTATACAAACTGTTTGATGTGATTTGAACAAAAACAAATTATGAGTTGTCTAAATTTAGAAATATTTTTAACTGGAATTAAAAGCCCTAAGTATGATTAGAATAGCTATTGTTATTGTGGCCCTGGCTACCATCAACTGTACAAGTAGCACGACGACTGAAACAGCATCTGCCGATACCGGCAGCATAATGAGCGATATGAAATTAAAAACGCTAGATGGTAAGGAGCTGAAGCTGGACCAGTATCGGGGCAAGGCATTGTTAATCAATTTCTGGGCCACATGGTGCCGCCCGTGCATTAAGGAAATGCCATCTATTGAAAAAGCCAAAGATGCACTTAAAGATGAGAACATAGAATTTTTATTGGTATCTAACGAAACCCGCGGACAGATCAAAAGTTTTGTACGCTCTCACAGATATGATTTCAACTACGCTCAACTCGATATGCCTCTCGCCCGGCTTAACATTCAGGGGTTGCCCACTACTTTTATTATTAACCCGCAGGGAGAAATTGTCTTTAATGAGGTGGGAGCACGCGACTGGAATAGCAAAGAAAGCATTCAGCTTATTAAAGACGCGATTTTAAATTAATATGAGAGGCACCTTCCTGCTTATTGCCATTTCGGTCTCATTCAGCACCTGTTATCAGGGCGGAGATGAGCAGAAAGATGAGCATCACCTTATGGCAATCACCTCGCCGGCAGATTCTGTAAGTGGGGAACCTCATCTTTTTACTGATAATCATGGAGAAGCGTACCTCTCCTGGGTAGAAACCAGCAATGACACGAGCTGCCTGAAATACGCCCGGCTGAATAAGAATCGCTGGTCTGCTCCTCAAATTGTAGCCCGGGGAGAAAGCTGGTTCGTTAACTGGGCAGATTACCCAACTGTAACAGCAGGCACTAACCAAAACCTGATAGCCCATTTTCTAAAGAAAAGCGGTACCGGTACTTATGCCTATGACATCAAAATTACTCACTCCGGTAATGGTGGCAGGATGTGGTCAAAACCGGTAACCATACATGATGATGGCAAGCAGGCAGAACATGGTTTTGTATCTACGTTGCGCTATAATGATCAATATTTTGTGTGTTGGCTTGATGGAAGGAATATGGTTTCAACAGTCGGTTCAGATCAGCATGGCCATGGTTCCGGGCATGATAGCGGCGCCATGTCATTGAGAGCGGCCCTGCTGGACAGCACTGGTACCAAGATCAGGGAATGGCTTCTGGATGATAAGGTCTGTGATTGCTGTCAGACCACCGCAGCTCTTACAGAAAATGGTCCCGTTGTAATCTATCGCGACCGTTCTGACCAGGAAATAAGAGATATATCTATCGTTCGCTGGGCAGACAGTACCTGGACTGCCCCTCGGCCAGTACATGCTGACAATTGGAAAATAGCAGGCTGTCCCGTGAATGGACCAAAGGCTGAAAGTATCGGCAATACGCTTGTGGTTACGTGGTTTTCCGCCCCGGAAGGGCAACCACAGGTAAAACTGGCTTTTTCTGAGAATGGTGGAATTTCATTCGGCAGGCCCATCAGAGTAGGTTCAGATAAGGCCATTGGGCGTGTTGATGTTATTTTGGTGAGTGAAGAGGTGGCTATGGTAAGCTGGATGGAAGATAACAGCATAAAAGTTGTCAGGGTTGATAAGACAGGGGCTATATCAACCCCGGTTGTAATCACCCATGCCTCAGAAGCTCGGTCCAGCGGCTTTCCCCAGATGACTAAAAGAGGTGATGATATTATTTTCGCATGGACAGATTATGAAGAAAAACGTGTAAAAACTGCCATTTTCAACTATGTGGAACGAAAATAGGAAAGACTCAGTTCAATATGGAACATTCTTTAAACAAGTTCTGCTTGATAGCCTGACAAAATGAAATTATCATATAAAGTATTCAGTTTAAATAATTAAACTACACTATCAAGCGTTTTCATATCTATAAATAGCTATATTTGCGCTTAGTCCCTCAAATTGCATGAATCACAAAACCATCAAATTTTCCAGAGATAATCGCGTTGACTTCATCAGAGTTGTCAGAAAAAGGGTCAGCGATTATTTTGAAACCAACGGCATATCCAAATATGGCAATATACACATGGTAATCAAAACCATAACAATGTTGCTAATGTATGTGGTCCCTTATGTGGTTATGATGTCAGGGATATTAACGAACTCCTGGGCCATTCTGGGCATGTGGATCATTATGGGTGTGGCTATGGCCGGTATCGGCTTTTCAATTATGCATGATGCCAATCACGGCGCTTACTCCAAAAACCAAAACGTTAATAAATACCTGGGATATCTCATTAATATTGTAGGGGGAAGTGCCATTAACTGGAAAATACAACATAACGTACTCCATCATACTTTTACTAATGTAGATGGTATGGACGAAGATATCGACCCAGGTAAACTCATGCGTTTATCCCCTCACCGAAAGAGATACAAGCTGCACCGGATACAACACATTTATGGCTGGGGATTATACGGTTTAATGACCTTTCTCTGGATTACAACGAAAGACTTCAGACAATTATACAGGTACAAGAAAATGGGACTTACGAAAGCCCAGAACATAAAAGTACCTACACAACTTACCAAGCTCATTATAGCTAAGGTGGTTTACTATATAGTGTTTCTGGTATTGCCGATTATCTTTTTAAGTATTGCCTGGTGGCAGGTGGTATTGTTCTTTATTGCCATGCACTTTACGGCAGGCCTCATTCTTGGTTGCGTTTTTCAACCTGCTCATGTCATGCCATCTTCAAAGTACCCCCTTCCTGATAAAGAGGGTAACCTTGAAAATGACTGGGCTGTTCATCAACTTTATACTACAACCAACTTCAGCCCTAAAAGCAGAATTTTAGGATGGTACGTGGGAGGCCTTAACTATCAGATCGAGCACCACCTCTTCCCTACCATATGCCATGTACACTATAAAAAGATCTCAAGAATAGTGAAGGAAACAGCTGAAGAATTCGGGTTACCGTATCATTCTCAGCCCAATTTCTTTGCGGCTATTATGCTTCATGCCCGGATGTTGAGGGATCTGGGTAAATATGATGTGATATAGCATCCTGTTTCAGACGACTTTGTAGACTAATGAGTATTTTTATGCTCAGGGTGTAGAATTTCAAAGAGCATTTATATGCTATTCTCTGTTTTCATCCACTACTTCAGCATCTATTTGCTACACGGAGCTCTAAATCCTTCCCTCAATTTAAAGTGGGTTCTGGTTTAATTTTTGTGCTTAACAATACAGTTGTAATCCAAAAAATCCAAAACTATGAGCACTGTAAAATTTGATAAATTCGCCCAGGAAGGTAACCAATTCATTCATGAGCTATCCAATGAATTAGGTCATCCTCAGGATGAACAACAGGTTCTAATCGTACTCAGAGCAGTACTTCACACCATTCGTGACAGGATTACCATCAGTGAATCTCTGGACCTGATATCCCAACTACCGATGATGCTCAAAGCACTTTATGTAGAGCAATGGAAGTATCAGGAGAAGCCCAATAAATTCGATACCCTGGAAGGTTTAAAAAATGACATCAAACAACGACAGGAAAAATATGGCGAAAACAGGTTTGATTGGGAGCTTTCAACCGAAGATATTTTTGCAAAAACTATTGAAAAACTGAGTAAGTACCTGGATGAAGGACAATTGAAGCATATTGAGGAGCAATTACCCCACGAAATAAAATTTCTGGTAACTCCTTGAAACTAAAAGTAAAATTACTGTCCGTCGATAATGACGGGCAGTGTAAATGACCGATCAAGTTCTGCTTTGCCGGAGGCATTGGATCGCCGCAAAGTAATATAGCCCTGCTGACTCTCTGTGTTAACTGCGAAATCAAGGGTAACTTCAAAATTCACCCATTCTGAAGTCATCCATTTGCCTTCCGCTTTTGCAATGTCTTTTGCAATTGTTTTATGATTTGCATTAGCTACCTCTACAGGAAACTGTCCCTCAAAAAACCATGGGCCTCTGGCTTTACCTTTTATTACTACAGGA
This region of Fulvivirga ulvae genomic DNA includes:
- a CDS encoding ABC1 kinase family protein; this encodes MKEQARIPTSKVERASRFIRTGAKVGGNYIRHYSKKLINPDHTRDELDADNAEDIYQSLSELKGSALKVAQMLSMDKNALPAAYQDKFSLSQYSVPPLSYPLVVKTFQTYLGKGPDKIFDSFTKNAVNAASIGQVHQAMLDGRKLAVKIQYPGVSDSITSDLRMVRPIATQMFGISKKELDLFMGEVESKLLEETDYKLEVRRSMELSAQCSHLEHVVFPKYYPEMSGDRIIVMDWLEGVHLKDWLGQNPPQKERNKIGQALWNFYDYQMHTLKQVHADPHPGNFIITRSGELGIIDFGCVKVIPEQFYVPYFKLLEKDILQEHPELETLFTKLGFLSEDDSEKEKIFFMNIFKEMIELLGRPFRTDQFDFSDDDYFQQIFEAGERVSKMKEFRKSRTVRGNKDGLYINRTYFGLYNLLNMLKANISTAALSST
- a CDS encoding TetR/AcrR family transcriptional regulator, which translates into the protein MEQTKKRSSKTKAEPSSKIAEAYREYVLLNGSQPPSVFQFMKNLNMNEGVFYEHFGSFENLEKDIWKGYIGETIAALHQDESYVAYSSREKLLAFYYTLVEVLKKDRSYVTYSFKNVRRPELTPSFLRGFKADFIDFAQGILNEGLDTEEIIKRPLISERYKDGLWLQLMFVLNFWLKDDSKGFANTDAAIEKSVHLSFELMGRGPLDTMVDFAKFLYNHR
- a CDS encoding SIMPL domain-containing protein — its product is MKKLALLLALFITGMAQAQLQQQNQPLIKKIEVMGTAEIEVVPDEIYLRIALKEYKENAKIVSMDKLESQLVKAVDQLGLPKENLTVDNIYGYNWDWRKKKSDDFLATKSFKLKVSNVKMVNNLIEKLDPEGVNSMGVAEITHSKIKEYKNELKLEALKSAKEKAGYLLKGIGEELGGALEIQEVDYGDHQPMYERSMAYSKSAQDDSYQSDLEFKTIKLKSNVRAVFEIE
- a CDS encoding TlpA family protein disulfide reductase, which produces MIRIAIVIVALATINCTSSTTTETASADTGSIMSDMKLKTLDGKELKLDQYRGKALLINFWATWCRPCIKEMPSIEKAKDALKDENIEFLLVSNETRGQIKSFVRSHRYDFNYAQLDMPLARLNIQGLPTTFIINPQGEIVFNEVGARDWNSKESIQLIKDAILN
- a CDS encoding exo-alpha-sialidase, which produces MRGTFLLIAISVSFSTCYQGGDEQKDEHHLMAITSPADSVSGEPHLFTDNHGEAYLSWVETSNDTSCLKYARLNKNRWSAPQIVARGESWFVNWADYPTVTAGTNQNLIAHFLKKSGTGTYAYDIKITHSGNGGRMWSKPVTIHDDGKQAEHGFVSTLRYNDQYFVCWLDGRNMVSTVGSDQHGHGSGHDSGAMSLRAALLDSTGTKIREWLLDDKVCDCCQTTAALTENGPVVIYRDRSDQEIRDISIVRWADSTWTAPRPVHADNWKIAGCPVNGPKAESIGNTLVVTWFSAPEGQPQVKLAFSENGGISFGRPIRVGSDKAIGRVDVILVSEEVAMVSWMEDNSIKVVRVDKTGAISTPVVITHASEARSSGFPQMTKRGDDIIFAWTDYEEKRVKTAIFNYVERK
- a CDS encoding fatty acid desaturase family protein gives rise to the protein MNHKTIKFSRDNRVDFIRVVRKRVSDYFETNGISKYGNIHMVIKTITMLLMYVVPYVVMMSGILTNSWAILGMWIIMGVAMAGIGFSIMHDANHGAYSKNQNVNKYLGYLINIVGGSAINWKIQHNVLHHTFTNVDGMDEDIDPGKLMRLSPHRKRYKLHRIQHIYGWGLYGLMTFLWITTKDFRQLYRYKKMGLTKAQNIKVPTQLTKLIIAKVVYYIVFLVLPIIFLSIAWWQVVLFFIAMHFTAGLILGCVFQPAHVMPSSKYPLPDKEGNLENDWAVHQLYTTTNFSPKSRILGWYVGGLNYQIEHHLFPTICHVHYKKISRIVKETAEEFGLPYHSQPNFFAAIMLHARMLRDLGKYDVI
- a CDS encoding DUF2267 domain-containing protein; translated protein: MSTVKFDKFAQEGNQFIHELSNELGHPQDEQQVLIVLRAVLHTIRDRITISESLDLISQLPMMLKALYVEQWKYQEKPNKFDTLEGLKNDIKQRQEKYGENRFDWELSTEDIFAKTIEKLSKYLDEGQLKHIEEQLPHEIKFLVTP